One Parageobacillus sp. KH3-4 genomic region harbors:
- a CDS encoding DMT family transporter: MKSTNLLKPYLALFIGALSVSTSAILVKSAHAPASIIAFYRLFFTVLFMTPFFVKVKYIRELQTISQRDWIFSILSGALLAFHFIFWFESLNFTSITSSVVLVTLQPLFSFIGGYVFFKEKLTVGAFFSALLAIGGSVIISWGDFQVSGKALFGDALALFACVMVTGYWLFGQELRKRLSLMTYTYIVYGISTFMLLLYVLVLRFPLFSYRKIDWICFILLAIVPTLLGHSLMNWSVKWVSAATVSMSILFEPVGAAVLAYLLLGEVIQPSQLVGGIFILTGIGTYLWGENRKGSLPIQESS; this comes from the coding sequence ATGAAATCAACGAATTTATTGAAGCCGTATTTAGCGCTGTTTATTGGAGCGCTTTCTGTCTCTACTTCCGCCATTCTCGTCAAATCGGCGCATGCCCCTGCTTCAATCATTGCGTTTTATCGATTGTTTTTTACCGTATTATTCATGACGCCATTTTTTGTTAAAGTTAAATATATTCGGGAGTTGCAAACGATCTCGCAGCGAGATTGGATATTTTCCATCCTCTCTGGCGCTTTATTAGCGTTTCACTTTATTTTTTGGTTTGAATCATTAAATTTTACTTCTATCACTAGCTCAGTTGTGCTTGTAACGTTACAGCCGTTATTTTCGTTTATTGGCGGATATGTTTTTTTTAAAGAAAAATTGACAGTAGGAGCGTTTTTTAGTGCGTTGCTAGCCATTGGTGGAAGTGTCATTATTAGTTGGGGAGACTTCCAGGTTAGCGGCAAAGCGTTATTTGGTGATGCACTAGCACTTTTCGCATGCGTAATGGTAACAGGGTATTGGCTGTTTGGTCAAGAGTTGCGAAAACGTCTGTCACTAATGACATATACATATATTGTATATGGAATCAGTACTTTCATGCTTCTTCTTTATGTGCTTGTCCTCCGCTTTCCGTTGTTTTCGTATAGAAAAATAGATTGGATTTGTTTTATTCTGCTCGCAATTGTGCCGACGTTGCTTGGGCATTCGCTTATGAACTGGTCAGTAAAATGGGTGAGTGCTGCGACTGTTTCGATGAGCATTTTATTTGAACCAGTTGGTGCAGCGGTATTAGCTTACTTGTTGCTTGGAGAGGTCATTCAACCATCCCAATTGGTGGGAGGTATTTTCATTTTAACAGGAATCGGAACATATTTGTGGGGAGAAAATCGAAAAGGGTCGCTACCAATACAAGAAAGTAGCTGA
- a CDS encoding protein-glutamine gamma-glutamyltransferase, translating into MIQIQQTIVNNDFLAHSSLSKKQEKIFEALLKSSKTYVYKNKHQLLFEIILRDRIIDAAILLAKSKARFTIFRFSKCNEQFWTKNELGGFQLKKGILPSDAVNDIFINSQLYAFECATAIVIVFYKAVLDVIDKQKFNALFSNLLLYDWHVDEDLGIKTKKGEDYLPGDCLYFKNPEFDPQTPQWQGENTIYLGNGLHYGHGIGIKTQEEIIDALNRKRKRYATKSAYLLPQTTRVNFVYLSQFASSLENYRLPINKQHFITGALGSATFLYW; encoded by the coding sequence ATGATTCAAATTCAACAAACGATTGTGAATAACGACTTCCTTGCGCATTCTTCTCTTTCGAAAAAACAAGAAAAAATATTTGAAGCATTATTAAAATCATCAAAAACCTACGTATATAAAAACAAACATCAGCTTTTATTTGAAATTATCTTGCGCGACCGCATTATCGATGCAGCAATCTTACTTGCCAAAAGCAAAGCAAGGTTTACCATTTTTCGTTTTTCGAAATGCAACGAGCAATTTTGGACAAAAAATGAATTAGGAGGTTTTCAATTAAAAAAAGGCATACTTCCTTCGGACGCGGTAAATGATATTTTCATAAACAGCCAATTGTATGCCTTTGAGTGTGCTACCGCCATTGTTATCGTGTTTTACAAAGCGGTATTAGATGTCATTGATAAACAAAAATTTAACGCATTGTTTTCCAACCTCTTATTATACGACTGGCATGTCGATGAAGACTTAGGGATCAAAACAAAAAAGGGAGAAGATTATCTCCCAGGCGACTGTCTTTATTTTAAAAATCCTGAATTCGATCCACAAACGCCGCAATGGCAGGGCGAAAATACGATCTATTTAGGAAACGGCCTTCATTACGGACATGGAATTGGGATTAAAACGCAAGAAGAAATCATTGACGCTTTAAATAGAAAAAGAAAGAGATACGCTACAAAGTCAGCCTACTTGCTTCCGCAAACAACAAGAGTCAATTTTGTTTATTTATCTCAGTTTGCCAGCAGCTTAGAAAATTATCGTCTTCCCATTAATAAGCAACATTTTATTACTGGGGCGCTCGGGTCAGCTACTTTCTTGTATTGGTAG